From the Lathyrus oleraceus cultivar Zhongwan6 chromosome 4, CAAS_Psat_ZW6_1.0, whole genome shotgun sequence genome, one window contains:
- the LOC127074481 gene encoding probable disease resistance protein At5g66900, which translates to MAGLVEGALLGAVVQEGAKPITNQISKALNFKTTRQNLDSLVDRLMPFAEEINLLDEETDPPNKEPERLIQELKQGKELVNKYCKVPWWKFCFLPFYQGKLHALEVKIVRSVTLVTAISTARDVKKVTYIVADMKRRQFNRLCDPPAKPDHTVGLDFLLNHLKNWVLGKDGSVRVLTGLARSGKTTLATLLCWDDQVRGKFGKNILFLSKTSNVENIVLNLFQHCGHDEPCLVDNGDALKQLSSLLKKIGEGRPLMLVLDNVCPGLESFVETLQVQVPFCKILIISRVVFPRFETLFLRPLGIDDAVTLFRRFALPDDVKRGTYVPDDEYVQQVANSCWGSPETLKLIGGSLRGQPVAVWKKMVKLLSKGHSIACSNPNLLNLLQKNLEDALENNPIIKECFMDLGLFFEEKKIPVAALIDMWTELNDLDDDNIDGMNFVHELDNMNLANIVVARKVTSHIDNYYNHHFLTQYDLLKEIALIQARKKPYEQRERLIFDINENSWDQKNQQNTIARTLSISTDKMLTPDWSNIVKVEQVEVLILNLHTNKYTLPDCIKKMTKLKVLIITNYNGFSFAELDNFEILDCLPNLRIIRLQQVSVPSLCTLNSLRKLSLYNCKTRHDFQSDAVSISEVLPNLEELCIDYCKDLVTLPAGFCYITSLKKLSITRCINFLGPPQEIGNLENLKVLRLSSCAELGEMPASIGNLHELHFLDVSGCASLHSLPEEFGELHNLKELHMTGFSTLPMSVTKLESLKYLICDQETAECWEHFKPSLPNLKIEEAEVNLFIIV; encoded by the exons ATGGCAGGGTTGGTTGAAGGGGCTCTTCTTGGTGCAGTGGTTCAAGAAGGGGCAAAACCAATCACAAACCAGATATCCAAAGCTTTGAATTTTAAAACCACGCGCCAAAACCTAGACTCTCTTGTGGATCGTCTCATGCCATTTGCCGAAGAAATTAATCTGTTAGACGAGGAAACGGATCCTCCAAACAAAGAACCAGAGAGGCTAATACAAGAACTGAAACAAGGGAAAGAGTTAGTTAACAAATACTGCAAAGTTCCTTGGTGGAAATTCTGTTTTCTACCTTTTTACCAAGGAAAGCTTCATGCTTTGGAAGTGAAAATTGTTAGATCCGTTACCCTTGTTACCGCAATTAGTACGGCAAGGGATGTTAAAAAGGTAACCTACATAGTCGCTGATATGAAGAGGAGACAATTCAACAGGTTGTGTGATCCTCCTGCAAAACCTGATCACACTGTTGGGTTGGATTTTCTTTTGAATCATTTGAAGAATTGGGTGCTCGGTAAAGACGGGTCTGTGCGTGTGTTAACTGGCTTGGCTAGATCCGGGAAAACCACTTTAGCTACGCTGCTATGTTGGGATGATCAAGTTAGAG GTAAATTTGGAAAAAATATATTGTTCTTGTCAAAAACATCGAATGTGGAGAACATTGTGCTGAATTTGTTTCAACATTGTGGACATGATGAGCCTTGCCTCGTAGACAACGGGGATGCGCTTAAACAATTGAGTAGTTTGCTGAAGAAAATTGGGGAAGGTCGTCCATTGATGTTGGTTCTTGATAATGTTTGCCCGGGCTTAGAATCCTTTGTTGAGACATTACAAGTTCAGGTTCCATTTTGTAAAATTTTGATAATTTCTAGAGTTGTGTTTCCACGATTTGAAACGCTGTTCTTAAGGCCACTTGGAATTGATGATGCGGTTACCCTTTTCCGCCGCTTTGCACTACCAGATGATGTAAAAAGAGGAACTTATGTTCCTGATGATGAATATGTGCAACAG GTAGCAAACAGTTGCTGGGGTTCTCCAGAGACCCTTAAATTGATAGGCGGGTCACTCCGCGGGCAACCTGTTGCGGTGTGGAAAAAAATGGTGAAGTTGCTGTCCAAAGGTCATTCTATTGCTTGTTCTAATCCTAATTTGCTTAATCTCCTGCAAAAAAATTTGGAGGATGCATTGGAAAATAATCCCATCATCAAGGAGTGCTTTATGGACCTTGGATTATTTTTTGAAGAGAAAAAGATACCTGTTGCCGCCCTCATTGACATGTGGACAGAACTGAACGACCTAGACGACGACAACATAGATGGAATGAACTTTGTTCATGAGTTAGATAACATGAATTTGGCTAATATTGTAGTTGCAAG GAAAGTGACAAGTCACATCGACAATTACTACAACCACCATTTCCTTACTCAATATGACCTTCTTAAGGAGATAGCTCTTATTCAAGCCAGAAAGAAACCATATGAACAAAGGGAAAGGTTGATTTTTGACATTAACGAAAATAGTTGGGATCAAAAGAACCAACAAAATACCATTGCTCGAACATTATCCATATCAACTG ACAAAATGTTGACCCCAGATTGGAGCAATATTGTGAAAGTTGAACAAGTTGAGGTTCTGATCTTGAATCTTCATACCAATAAGTATACCTTACCAGATTGCATAAAGAAAATGACTAAACTGAAAGTTTTGATAATCACGAATTATAATGGTTTCAGCTTTGCTGAACTAGACAATTTTGAGATACTTGATTGTCTACCCAATCTTAGAATAATCAGATTGCAACAGGTTTCAGTTCCTTCTCTTTGCACATTGAATAGTCTGCGAAAGTTGTCCCTTTACAATTGCAAAACAAGACATGATTTTCAAAGTGACGCGGTTTCAATTTCAGAGGTACTCCCAAATCTGGAAGAACTGTGTATTGATTATTGCAAAGATTTAGTAACACTTCCTGCTGGGTTTTGTTATATTACTTCCCTCAAGAAGCTCAGTATCACAAGGTGCATTAACTTCCTTGGGCCGCCGCAAGAAATTGGAAACCTCGAGAATTTGAAAGTATTAAGACTTAGTTCTTGCGCTGAGTTGGGTGAGATGCCAGCTTCAATTGGAAATCTTCATGAGCTACATTTTCTTGATGTATCAGGTTGTGCAAGCCTTCACAGTTTACCAGAAGAATTTGGAGAGTTGCATAATCTAAAAGAGCTTCACATGACTGGTTTTTCAACATTGCCAATGTCAGTCACAAAACTTGAGAGTTTAAAGTATTTAATATGTGACCAAGAGACTGCTGAATGTTGGGAACATTTCAAGCCTAGCCTTCCCAATCTAAAAATAGAGGAGGCTGAAGTTAACTTATTCATTATTGTATGA